The region ACTGGAGAGACGCTCCGCAATAAAGTCTGACTGCGGTTCTTTCAGTTCGTGAGTCCAGACGCTTCATCAGCAGAACTCAATCAACGGTTTATTAGCCAGTTTCAGCAAATAGATAATAAACactaactagaaaattcctgaagaaatttaaccggggtctgccaaagtgtgccagtcggtttggacccagggttctgatgctagaaattagcatcaatgctaaagaaagctgcaatgtaatcaatagcatgagaagattgacaagaatgtttacCAACATGGACTTGCAACATGGTGCAAGTCCATGCAACATGGACTTGCACctaggggttgaaccaattagtcgactagtcgactagtcgactctaggacgtctcgcgagtttttacatttcatgtcgactagtcgcagtcatgtgattgccggtggtgacagcctgtgctgatctgacagcacagtatacgtcacaagacacaagaaaaataagttaatacattagtttaaatgatatgtagatggatgcatatttgtggttttacagtgtttttaaaaggagatggagttgcagctgcagtccactacaaaacacgagccgtctaaaactcgcccccttcccgctaaggatgtcacttatccggctcgcgagtgtctttgtcacgaaaaaatttaaaatatttaaatattaaaaatatttagctgttccgGCAACCAGCACTCCCAGCGAGAGGATTTTCTCTCTCGCTGGGAATACCATTACGAGAAAGCGGGCAAGCCTTCATCCGGCTCATGTTGATGCCCTTGTTTTCCTACATGTCAaccaagaaaaaaccccaacaactcttagcgaagagaatattgacagcgagtgaactttatttacccccccgcccccgtgccacctctttttattgtttttacatgccatctaaaagatgtgcgtttccttttgaatgttggtttcccagcaacttattatttatcataaactatcccgatgttttgttgtttcacttgttgctgttctgtgtaaatgccgtatttttccgtgaaaacgggtaataaagcctgtacgttactccaaagctttgcgtcttgcgttgctatgacgtcacaacgactagtcaactcgacatcgactcgacttttatcatgttgacgttgactagaaaatatcttaaatcgttcaatctgctgagtcagcagagcttcctgccgcgcatcgggcggaggagaagcaggtggtttcattgaattcagctgtaaccaaacgggatccgttcataacaggtttggcttgtgatgttccaaaagctccatgtagtcagtgtgatcatttgactcctatagtaactatccagagatcatcagcatcagccggtgtttagaaaaaaaaagtcagacccgactttgtgcaacaaacttttccccgctgctcacgaagaatctccataatagacttagtaaaagcaggagaaggggagagtgtgtgtgtgtgtgtgtgggggggggggggggggggggggggggggggggtaaatatttgccgtgaaaatagctaataaagcctccaagtagttgtgaagggtttttgcgcttacgtcactatgacgtcaccgcgactagtcgacatcgactcgactcttatcatgatgtagtcgaccttaaaaaatatgtagtcgttcaacccctactTGCACCATGTGCTTATGCATTGTTATGGCCCCAACGATGGAAAACCAGACGTTAGAGGgttgaaaatgaaatatctCGGTACAAACAGATCTGTGTTATGAAGTAACGGCTGTGAGTTGGAAGTAAAACGCTGCAGTTTAACACAAAGTCCAAACTTCTGACCAAATTCTTTAACATGTATTTCTTTGAATCGTGACAAAATGTAATCCTCTCATGAGAAAACGTGTGTGTGCATAACTCAGAGGAAAATAATTAGCTTAGCACTGCAGTTCAGTTTGAGAAGGCCTGCGGACCGTCTGGTTCTGGAGTCGCCTTGCAGACGCAGCTCTGTGTTTCCTCACAGAGGATCCAGTTTATTTGTGTcgcacatttcaacaacaaggcagttcaacgTGATTTATgtcctaaaaacacaaaaatacaagagACACCACACAGTTTAACACAAATTGAGAAATCTggcaaacatgacattttatgGAGCGTCAAcgtgaaacatgttggtaaatgtttcattcagctccttcagactagccggcAGCGATCCTGCAGCTGTTGCTCTTTCAGCAGCTGCCTTTTTAGAGAATCAATACTCCAGttttgttgcaataaatcagattaaatgtaaatataatcaATTTCAGCAGTGTTGTAAACACAGTGCAGTCATATTTGTTTCAACACCCAAGTTCTGCAGGATAAATAAATCCTGGGAATGTTCTGCGTGTTTCCGGCTCGTCTCGTTCTGCTTCCCGTAAGGAGAAGCGGTGCCGGTCCGGCAGCCTGTTGTCGCTTTTCTATTTTCTGccctctgtgtttctgcagctgctgcttgtCACTCACGGAGTTTCCTGCGTGAAGGTCGGCGGGCAGAGCGGGTTCTGGTCCAGTCAGGCGGTCCGCCATGGAGCTGCAGCGAGCTGCGCTGGtcgccctgctgctgctgacgcTCTTCTCCTCAGGTCAGTTCATCTCCAGCTGCGATCTGCTTTCTatcaaagatttatttctgcttcagttCCAAAATGGCTCAGTGTTGCttctaaagaaatgaaaacttttcactggaaaaacacaaaatcttaccgagTTATAAGagaaacaatctgccaatggaactagaacgtttttaaaatcaatattaaggaaatattgactTACAACAAGCTatgtgttgctgaaaagttacttgtaatttagttttgttttatttcagctgtaatAAGaaatttgcaccagaaactaaaccaaaaatacttagtaagattttgtgttttgcagtgttctgCACATTTCCACCCAAACATTTATCTTCTGTTAAAAAAactaagagaaaacaaaagtttcacattttaaggagcttttatttataaacttaATAGGATATTAGCAGAAAAAATTGGccacaaaaataagcaaaatatttttgctttttcatagaaaaaaaaatctattagttttcagatgttttcaataaaactgaaacgtaaacagcagaaaaactgatgaaaactaaatgttcctaaACTGAAATACCAGCAAATGAtcacaaaaccagaaccaaccggaaccagcagaacaaacagaaccaaccggaaccagcagaacaaacagaaccaaccggaaccagcagaacaaacagaaccaaccggaaccagcagaacaaacagaaccaaccggaaccagcagaacaaacagaaccaaccggaaccagcagaacaaacagaacaaaccggaaccagcagaacaaacagaaccaaccggaaccagcagaacaaacagaacaaaccggaaccagcagaacaaacagaaccaaccggaaccagcaggaaccatcagaaccaaccaggaatgaacagaataaaatactaaaataccAGCAAATGATGATGTTTGTTGTAACTGAGGAGGAAAGAATATCCAAAAAATCCCTGAACTAAGAGTAAAACGACTTTGAtatattttactgaagtaaaaagaaaaaagtttcatcCAAGAAAATACTCAggaggaaaaaagtatttggtaaaaagtactgAAGTACTGAAGTactgatcagattattaataatttaaaatgtacagattacatcatcagacggagCAAAACATGAAGTtcagtggaaatgttggtatttttggtTCTGTTGATACCGGTcggttcctgctggttctgttaGTTCCTGCTGGTTCCATTCGATTTTGTTGGTTCTGTTCATTCCTggttggttctgctggttccggTTGGTTCTGTTAGTTCTGCTGgttccatttgattttgttgGTTCTGTTCATTCCTggttggttctgatggttctactggttccggtcagtttggtttggttttgttggttctgttCTTTCCTggttggttctgttgggtccGGTGGTTCcagttggttctgtttggttttgttggttctgttCATTCCTGGCTGGTTCTGTTAGGTCTGGTGGTTCCGGTCGGTTCTGCTGGTATTGATCCCTGCTGTCTCAGCTTTGGCCTCCAGCCGCTGAAACCGGACCCGTTTCCCTCCTGCTGTGACGGACCGACGCTCCAAACGGTTCCtttatgttttaaccaaaagtcCAGCAGATAGAAACACACTGCaggttttattaaagttttataagcttttataatgtttaaatattaaatgattaacaATTCGACCCGTTACTCGGTCcagtaaactttttaccaaatacttttgacttttacttgagtaaaaacatgttgaagtatcTTTACTGTAACCAGAGCACAGCTGCTAGTTCTCCTCTAGTTAGGATGATTTGTTGATCATTAGTCGCCAAGCAGCATCACAGTGCAGAACTCTTTCAATATTTCTCCTTTCTGTTAGTGAAGGTCATTAAGGTCAAAGGTTCatgaataacttttaaaaagaaataaagtcttAAGAGTTTCCCTCAAGTGTTTCTGCACAGTTAGCTTTATGATGCTAACGTTTTCGCCTTGAATCTGTTTCTGTGTCAGAGTGTTTGTGCCGCAACGAGGAGGAGCGTCTGATCAACCACCTGTTCGTGGAGAAAGGATACAACAAGGAGCTGCGACCCgtgaagaagcagcaggaggTGGTGGACGTTTACCTGGCGCTGACGCTCTCCAACCTCATCTCTCTGGTAGAAAACCTGCCACTTCCTGGATTCTTTAggcaaaaatcacatttatctgAAAGTCGATGAATCCTGATGAACCAGTTATTGATTCAGATTTGGTTCATCGTTTACTGGAGCATGCAGACTTTATAAATGGCTGAGAAAATAACACCCTCAGGGCAGCAATTAAGCCAAAGCtgtacaatatatatatatacaattagccttttaaattaaaatgcctTTATCTGTAAGGTTTTACCCAGAATCCCTCAAGCAGCAGATTtatcttcacctggttcagattcaaactcattttcattttcagccgTAATAAGATCATGAATATCTTTGTGGGCCAGGAAGATAAAGTGATAAAACCATTAACAAACTGTTCACCTATCAATAAATAGCTACATTCTTAAAAACACATATCAGGatttaaagattgtttttctgattcttttttgcaattaaaatcacagattcaaaaatatttgctagGAATTTTACATTGTTTGTGTTGATGTATAAATATAACTTCTTGTTACTCGGCGTGTCGATCATGTCTGATGTCCAATAAGGCCGAGGCAGAAGGTGGTAAAAGTaagaaacactgccacctgcaggcaGGAGGTAGCAGTCACTTAAATCCAAAGGTTTTGAccattttccagaaaatttgcaataaattcCAAGTTATGAATTAGTGTAAAAAATGCAGAgatctgttcattttttgtgaaaaactggagagtctagagggccacataaaaaactgctgagggccagatttggcccccgcgccttgagtttgacacataatGGCACTAAAGGAATTCTGTTATtgcaaaaagaaattgaattatttgtttatttaaatcttttaatgcatttttaatactggataaaaaagtttaagcggtttaaacaaaaaatgtgtaaaacaggctgatttttttaatccgattaatcaattaatcatcaaaataatcaattactaaaggaaccattagttgcagccctatctgaaaagtgtggcatgcatctGTTCTCTCCCTCCTACAgctgcagcatgatgctgccactaccgtGTTTCTTATATGATGTAGTTTTTGTCTCTTCCTCTCTAGAAAGAAGTAGACGAGACGCTGCTGACCAACGTGTGGATCGATCACGTACgtcagaatgtttttttattttttaattgaaccaAACCTCCGCTCTGATCTGCGTTTCTCTGACGCAGACATGGACCGACTACCGGCTGTCGTGGAACGCCAGCGAGTTCGACGGCATCGAGATGCTGCGCCTGCCGCCCAGCATGGTGTGGCTGCCGGAGATCGTCCTGGAAAacaagtaaaactttatttatacaaatcAGGTCAAATAAACCCATTAaacaaagttttgttgtttgaagATTGTTAATAATTTGAattgttaataataattaattataataataataattgttattttttcccccaacgcACTCTCAGAGTGACGTCAGCACAAGCAGGGCGgccattttgtttgacaaacTAGTTTTACTATAGAATATTAGTATAgatgaacattatttttgtcaagtttcTAGTTCACTTGAGTTTAGacaagtaaaattttattttatttttcattttataccCTGAAGGTTAATTATTGTCAAGATGTTCTGTATGTTTCATAAGTGCCAAAACTcgttgaataaataaatagtacatatttttaatagtgCGTGTTGTGGGACGGAGTATGAGTAGTTTATCTGATGGCAGTGATGTCATCGTGACGTCATCGTTCCCTGTGTTTAGTAACGACGCCCAGTTCCAGGTTGCCTACTACAGCAACGTCCTGGTGGATCCGTCTGGTCTCTGCTACTGGCTGCCTCCCGCCATCTTCCGCTCCTCCTGCTCCATCAACGTCAACTACTTCCCCTTCGACTGGCAGAACTGCACGCTCAAGTTCACGTAGGTGGCCATGAAACGGCGCCTCCTGCAGGTCGGGAGGGGTAAAcgctctgtgtgtttctgcagctcccTGACCTACAACGCCAAAGAGATCAAGATGCTGCTGAAGAAAGACGGGAACGAAACTCACACGCACACCGTGGAGTGGATCATCATCGACCCGGCCAGCTTCACAGGCAACTGTTTTATCCTTTCAACCCAAACTTTCTGCCCTGACCGTCAAAATTTTAGACTCAACCGTAAACGCAGGCCAAACCCCCCCAACCCAAATCAGGCCCGATATttattgtagatccaaaacttgaAAGTGATTTTTACGACGGTGTTTCAAGGCTTtcgcagaaagaagaaaagaaaatttccaccaaaaactcagaaattttgtgattaatctcagaaatcttccagaaaaaatttcaaaagaaaattttctacactttttgtagaaaatttcaaaggtttttggCATAAATTTATTACGTACAACTGCTTTAATTCTGCatgttgtattaaaataaatgtttctagttttcagtttgttttggtctctattgaatacatttattttctgttataagAACAGGATCTGGGCGACTTTGTTTCAAAGCATCTGCTacatttagccaagtttaagaAAGAGTAAGAGCGGATTTGGTTGCTACAAAGTcgacttttcagtaaaagtttcTGGATAAACTTGGTTTGGCTCTTTGGTAAAACTtggtaatgaaaacatgaacatattGAGTGGCAGAGGAAGGATCTGTGATAACGCTCCTTAGTGCACTGAGGATGCAACAGTTTGTCTCTGAAGAAACTCACATTCTAGAACACAAATTTCTCTgctaaacatttgaaaatcttATCTgacacaaaaaccaaaatatctTCACATTTACATCCAGAGCTTTTTCTTTAACCTGATATCGgttaaattagaaatattcTGTCACAGAGAAAGGCaaacaaagtcatatttttgcttttaaacgatcaaaatgtaattaaaatccTTAGATTCATTAAAATGGAGATTAGATTGAGAATAATGTGTAAATTAGGAGCTGATGACGTAAAGTTTGTGCCTGCAGAAAACGGCGAGTGGGAGATCATCCACCGGCCGGCCAAGAGAAACAGCTACAAGCACATTCCCATGGAGAGCAACAAGCACCAGGACATCACCTTCTACCTGGTCATCAAACGCAAGCCGCTCTTCTACATCGTCAACATCATCATCCCCTGTGTGCTCATCTCCTTCCTGGCCTCGCTGGTCTACTACCTGCCTGCCGACAGTCAGTACTGAACCGCAGCTGCTTTACAAACTCTGAAGGTCACTCAGAGGTCACTCAGAGGTCACTCAGAGGTCACTCAGAGGAAAGACTCTTCTGCAAAGCTGGAAGATTTGCAGAAGATCTGTTGTTAGTAGCTAGATTAAACTTTATTCTGAAGGTCTGTACGTAGACGGACATGACTTCCTGTCAGGAACAGGAAGTGTTGACTGTCATGGAGCTtcagtcaataaaaaaattacattttaatgcaaagttgctttaaaacctgcattaaaagcatcaactttgcattatttggtaaataataatacttttaatacaaagttgacacaTTAATGGATTTTAATGTAAGTTTTgaattaaatgtctttatttgctGAATAAAGCAACACTGATACTTTTTAAATGGAAGTTTTCACTTaacattgcattaaaataaGATTATTTACCATATAAAGCAAAGTCGATagttttaatggattttaatttaacttttaattcattttgcatgaaaatattattatagTTGACACTTAGTGGATTTTAAGGCAACTTTCAacacaactttgcattaaaatgtcattatttactgaatgccGTCCATGAAAACAGCTGTAAACATTCATGACGTCTCCTTCATGTGTTAACAGGATTATGCTAGTCTTCATTTAAACCCCTTCGTGATAAAGTGTTAGGACTTGTCAAACTTGTAAACGGTTTTGGTTCCATCTGGTTAAACTCAGAGCTGCAGATCTGAAGTTTAGTGTTTTGGTGTTTAGGTGAGGATgaagttttgtgatttttcttcagGTGGGGAGAAGATGACGCTGTCCATCTCCGTCCTGCTGGCTCAGTctgtcttcctgctgctgatttCCCAGCGGCTGCCGGAGACGTCCATGTCCGTCCCCCTCATAGTCAAGTaggaaaaaagtcattttatttttcaataccTACAAGAACAAACACTTTAGAGTTCCTGATTGtccttaaataattttttaaaaacatatttttaacttaCTTTCAGTCCAGGACTTCCTAAGCTTTCAGGATGAgctgaaagtgtttttgtttatttaaaatcatttaaataaaagttgtaacaaagattaaattggacctagaaataaatttgcatttcactgcaaaaacacaaaattttaccaagtatttttggtttagattttactgcaaaaaatgactgaaactaacttaaaagtaacttttcagcaagatgtagaggtttgtttcaagtcaataataataattaagtctttaataataatgaaattcACTAGCAGGTTATTTCTCTTCTGCATCAGAAACCtggaagaaactgaaaatcagccgaaacactgatctcctttaaatcaaggctgaaaAACTGGCTGAGTTACTTTAGAACcgtaaaaaatgaaacattaaccaACATATTTAATGAGTGTTGATGGTTTTGATCAAACATTACATCAATatgtaacatttctttcttaattAGTGACTGaatgatgtttttatggattttaaaaatgtttttaatgaagtaaagctctttgaactgccttgttgatggataacaaaacattttccatcttataagtgaaataatttagcAGTGGAActataacttttgttttttttatcaatattaaggaaatatttacttaaaacaaacttgtatatgttgctgaaaagtcaactgtaagtcagttttgttttatttcagctgttctgatatttgcagtagaaacgagacagaaatacttggtaaggctGAACGTTTGATGGAGCAGCTTTTATACGTTTACTGATGTTCTTCTGTGTTTCAGCCTTTACTTTTctcagttttgctgtttttcctcaGATATTTGATGTTCATCATGGTTCTCGTTACCATCGTCGTGTTGAACTGTGTCGTCGTTCTCAACCTGCACTTCAGGACGCCCAGCACACACGTCATGTCTGAATGGACCAAGAAGGTGAAGAGCggaaaaatcacaacatttaatAGATTTGATGGTTCTCATTTCACACACACTGACGGACAAACTGGAGCTGAAtgcaggaaagagaaaaagaaaggacaGAATAGAGAAGTTCACCAGAGAAAAGTAGTCGGAGAATAAATGGAGGACAAGAAGTCAGGAAACCAAAAACTAAATCAATAAAGTTcatttgatttaatgaaaaaactaaactcCTAGTTCTGCTGGTTGATTATTTAACgtataaaatgtcttgttgtctatcagtttatttgtgtttcagctttaattggtaaaaacacaaaaataaaacgtcataaaaacatcagagtcagaaacaaacattacattttgatgattgtcgtcatcaaaatcatcaataaatgttgataaatgtttcatttattacgGTTCTAAAGTAACTCAACCAGTTtttcagccttgatttaaaggagatcagtgtttcggctgattttcagtttcttccaGGTTTGTGAtgcataagtgaaataatctgctagtggatttcattattattaaagaattattgacttaaaacaaacctctatat is a window of Xiphophorus maculatus strain JP 163 A chromosome 21, X_maculatus-5.0-male, whole genome shotgun sequence DNA encoding:
- the LOC102225239 gene encoding LOW QUALITY PROTEIN: acetylcholine receptor subunit delta (The sequence of the model RefSeq protein was modified relative to this genomic sequence to represent the inferred CDS: deleted 1 base in 1 codon) yields the protein MELQRAALVALLLLTLFSSECLCRNEEERLINHLFVEKGYNKELRPVKKQQEVVDVYLALTLSNLISLKEVDETLLTNVWIDHTWTDYRLSWNASEFDGIEMLRLPPSMVWLPEIVLENNNDAQFQVAYYSNVLVDPSGLCYWLPPAIFRSSCSINVNYFPFDWQNCTLKFTSLTYNAKEIKMLLKKDGNETHTHTVEWIIIDPASFTENGEWEIIHRPAKRNSYKHIPMESNKHQDITFYLVIKRKPLFYIVNIIIPCVLISFLASLVYYLPADSGEKMTLSISVLLAQSVFLLLISQRLPETSMSVPLIVKYLMFIMVLVTIVVLNCVVVLNLHFRTPSTHVMSEWTKKFFLERLPRILHMAQPADDEPAWDGALPRRSSSVGYIAAAEEYYSIKSRSELMFERQSERHGLSKRPTPASVLKPVESDGAMDQLYGEMKPAVDGANYIVQHMRDKNDYNEEKDNWSGIARTVDRLCLFLITPVMTFGTVIIFLMGICNHPPRLPFQGDPHDYSEDNLRLLE